In one Zobellia galactanivorans genomic region, the following are encoded:
- a CDS encoding HAD family hydrolase — MIKNIIFDFGDVFINLDKGIIFREMERFGGTIDLTPEMAELNNMYEIGGISTEEFIARLQSQYPKASASEIKNIWNSMLLDFPEERLEFIEQLAKEDEYRLFLLSNTNALHITHVEQKMGSDRYYRFKNAFEKFYLSHEIKLRKPNTEIYQFVLDENGLKAEETFFIDDTKENTEAAEKIGINCWNIQVGKEDIVQLKPKL, encoded by the coding sequence ATGATTAAGAACATTATTTTTGACTTTGGCGATGTATTCATCAATTTAGATAAGGGCATTATATTCCGGGAGATGGAAAGGTTTGGGGGAACTATTGACCTGACCCCTGAAATGGCCGAGCTAAACAATATGTATGAAATCGGAGGCATATCTACGGAAGAATTCATTGCCCGGCTTCAGTCCCAATACCCCAAGGCAAGTGCTTCGGAAATCAAGAACATATGGAATTCGATGTTGCTCGATTTTCCGGAAGAACGTCTAGAATTTATAGAACAACTGGCCAAAGAAGATGAGTACCGTCTTTTCCTATTGAGCAATACCAATGCCCTGCACATTACGCATGTAGAGCAAAAAATGGGTTCGGACAGATACTATCGGTTTAAAAATGCCTTTGAAAAATTTTATCTTTCCCACGAAATCAAGTTGAGAAAACCGAATACCGAGATCTACCAGTTCGTTTTAGACGAAAACGGACTCAAGGCCGAGGAGACCTTTTTTATAGACGACACCAAGGAAAACACCGAAGCCGCCGAAAAAATAGGGATCAACTGCTGGAACATTCAAGTAGGAAAAGAAGATATCGTACAATTGAAACCGAAACTTTAA
- a CDS encoding EamA family transporter, with translation MTSLALSILASSLIFIIFKLYTRFKVNTLFAIVTNYFVACGVGLTRYQGETNLSEIPQKPWFLGTFILGILFIAVFNLMAAASQKVGVSVTSVATKMSFVLPVIFGILVYGEELGPLKVAGIVLALAAVYFTSIKEPVRKFKKTALLLPALVFLGSGIIDTSLKYIQEVHIKEEDYPLFSATVFGSAACIGLLVTIYKMADLRSQFNLNTLLGGISLGVVNYFSIFFLLKALQNDTLNSASIFTINNVAIVMFTTILGIILFKEKISPKNWSGIALAITSIILVAFG, from the coding sequence ATGACCTCACTTGCCCTGAGCATACTGGCCTCGAGCCTCATCTTTATTATCTTCAAGCTATACACCCGCTTCAAGGTCAATACACTATTTGCCATTGTCACCAATTATTTTGTAGCCTGTGGAGTAGGACTTACCCGCTACCAAGGTGAGACCAACCTATCTGAAATACCACAAAAACCTTGGTTTTTGGGCACGTTTATCTTAGGCATCCTATTTATAGCCGTCTTTAACCTAATGGCCGCCGCCTCTCAAAAAGTAGGGGTTTCCGTTACCTCCGTAGCTACTAAAATGTCTTTTGTTCTACCGGTTATTTTCGGCATTCTGGTTTATGGTGAAGAACTGGGACCACTTAAAGTTGCCGGAATAGTACTGGCCCTTGCCGCCGTCTATTTTACCTCTATAAAAGAACCGGTAAGAAAGTTCAAAAAAACAGCCCTACTCCTACCCGCTTTGGTATTCTTGGGTTCGGGCATTATCGACACCAGTTTAAAATACATTCAAGAAGTACACATCAAAGAAGAAGACTACCCCCTTTTTTCGGCGACCGTTTTTGGTTCGGCAGCCTGTATAGGCCTTTTGGTCACCATTTATAAGATGGCGGACCTTCGTTCTCAATTCAACCTGAACACCTTATTGGGCGGCATAAGCCTAGGGGTGGTCAATTATTTTTCAATTTTCTTTTTATTAAAAGCGCTACAGAACGACACACTCAACAGCGCATCGATATTTACAATAAACAATGTGGCCATAGTCATGTTCACCACCATTTTGGGAATTATTTTGTTCAAGGAAAAGATAAGTCCCAAGAACTGGAGCGGTATTGCCCTGGCCATAACCAGCATCATATTAGTAGCTTTTGGCTAA
- a CDS encoding IMPACT family protein has translation MENTNDTYKTLGKPSEEVLFKEKKSKFYGYAYPIETEAEVKPIIESLKKKHHTANHVCYAWQIGIEQLSYRANDDGEPNNSAGMPIYGQIQSFEVTNTLVAVARIFGGTKLGVGGLISAYKTAAKMALENADIIQKIVQEQFKLKFEYAQMDVVMRVIKQKNLQIVSQKMEMQCELVISVRKQDVAQVKEIFVGIYGVELT, from the coding sequence ATGGAGAACACAAACGATACATACAAGACCCTCGGAAAGCCCTCAGAAGAAGTCCTGTTTAAAGAAAAGAAAAGCAAGTTTTACGGCTATGCCTATCCCATAGAAACCGAAGCAGAGGTAAAGCCCATAATCGAATCCCTAAAGAAAAAGCACCACACGGCCAACCACGTCTGTTATGCCTGGCAAATAGGTATTGAACAATTGAGCTATCGCGCCAATGACGACGGGGAGCCCAATAATTCGGCCGGCATGCCCATATACGGACAAATACAATCTTTTGAGGTAACCAATACCCTGGTAGCCGTTGCCCGTATTTTCGGAGGCACCAAGTTAGGCGTAGGCGGATTGATAAGTGCCTATAAGACCGCGGCAAAAATGGCTTTGGAAAACGCTGATATTATACAAAAAATAGTACAGGAACAGTTCAAGCTCAAATTTGAATACGCCCAAATGGATGTGGTCATGAGAGTCATAAAACAAAAAAACCTGCAGATTGTCTCCCAAAAAATGGAAATGCAATGCGAACTGGTGATTTCGGTCAGAAAGCAAGATGTCGCACAAGTAAAAGAGATTTTTGTAGGAATTTACGGAGTTGAACTAACATAA
- a CDS encoding acyl-CoA thioesterase — protein MYFNKISFRVRYAETDQMGVVYHGNYAQYLEMGRVEWLRDTGISYKKMEENGIMLPVVSLSLNYRKSAFYDELISVETRLKKTPSVKIEFDYKIYNEQQEILVEASTVLAFMDMKTKRPIRCPKYLLELIEKREKK, from the coding sequence ATGTATTTTAACAAAATTTCTTTCCGAGTACGTTATGCGGAGACGGATCAAATGGGAGTGGTGTATCACGGGAATTATGCGCAATACTTGGAGATGGGAAGGGTCGAGTGGTTACGTGATACTGGTATTTCCTACAAAAAAATGGAAGAAAACGGTATTATGCTGCCAGTTGTTTCCTTGTCGCTCAACTACAGAAAATCGGCCTTTTATGATGAGCTGATCAGCGTTGAAACGAGGCTCAAAAAAACGCCTTCCGTCAAGATAGAATTTGACTATAAAATTTACAATGAACAACAGGAAATTCTTGTTGAGGCAAGCACCGTTTTGGCATTCATGGACATGAAGACGAAACGCCCTATTCGGTGTCCGAAATACCTCTTGGAACTCATAGAAAAAAGAGAAAAAAAGTAA